In Sphaeramia orbicularis chromosome 7, fSphaOr1.1, whole genome shotgun sequence, one genomic interval encodes:
- the csde1 gene encoding LOW QUALITY PROTEIN: cold shock domain-containing protein E1 (The sequence of the model RefSeq protein was modified relative to this genomic sequence to represent the inferred CDS: inserted 1 base in 1 codon), which translates to MERGSSEPPVARNTGPAPSTSTAPMPIPRSSSVSCHPHPGSKKHKRTPLYQRSMSFDPGMLHNNGHTAYANGTGPGIRETGVVEKLLTSYGFIQCSERQARLFFHCSQYNGNLQELKVGDDVEFEVSSDRRTGKPIAVKLLKIKPEVLPEERISGQVVSAIPVHLDGKSAPGQVPTGSVCYERNGEVFYLTYTPDDVEGNIHLDTGDKVSFYMETNKHTGAVSARNIQLVKKKQMRCQGVVCATKEAFGFIERADVVKEIFFHYSEFKGDLEALQAGDDVEFTIKDRNGKEVATDVRLLPQGTVIFEDISIEQFEGTVIKVIPKVPTKNQNDPLPGRISARIXFTDKELPFGEKDTKSKVTLLEGDHIQFNISTDRRDKLERATNIDILPDTFNFTKETREMGVIAAIRDGFGFIKCVDRDARMFFHFSEVLEESQLHISDEVEFTVVPDMLSAQRNHAVRIKKLPKGTVSFHTQSEQRFVGVVEKEIMAANKNASPTKGKEKEAEEGMIAYEDCGVKLSVPYHAKDLEGASYPQVGDKVEFSINEVKRTGQQSAVSIRVLNRNTSNAKRLQGFVATLKDNFGFIETANHDQEIFFHYSELCGDLDNLELGDTVEYTLSKGKGNKVSAEKVTKVAAVNGIGEDVGATVMVGKVVRPLRSVDPSQTEYQGLIEITDEGGNKGQSYPFGIMGMANKSDCLQKGEVVKFQVCTISQTGQKMACNVVPQRRAMVECVKDQFGFITYEVGESKKLFFHVKEVQDGLELQTGDEVEFSVVLNQRTGKCSACNVRRVSEGPKPVVTPRPDRLVNRLKSITLDDASAPRLVIVRQPRGPDNSKGFNVERKTRQPGVID; encoded by the exons ATGGAAAGAGGCTCCTCTGAACCCCCAGTGGCTCGCAACACTGGCCCTGCCCCATCTACCTCCACTGCTCCCATGCCTATTCCCCGCTCCTCCTCCGTCTCATGCCACCCCCACCCAGGAAGTAAAAAACACAAGCGGACCCCCCTTTATCAGAGATCA ATGAGTTTTGACCCAGGAATGCTCCATAACAATGGGCACACTGCTTATGCCAACGGCACAGGGCCTGGCATCAGAGAGACTGGTGTGGTCGAGAAGCTACTCACCTCCTATGGCTTCATCCAATGTTCCGAACGTCAGGCGCGTCTGTTCTTCCACTGTTCCCAGTACAATGGCAACCTGCAGGAGCTTAAAGTAGGAG ATGATGTAGAGTTTGAGGTATCCTCTGACAGGCGCACTGGCAAGCCCATAGCAGTGAAGCTGCTTAAGATAAAGCCAGAGGTGCTGCCAGAGGAGCGGATCTCGGGCCAG GTTGTTTCAGCTATTCCTGTGCACTTAGATGGAAAGTCTGCTCCTGGCCAGGTTCCCACTGGCAGTGTGTGTTACGAAAGAAATGGG GAGGTATTTTACCTTACCTACACTCCTGATGACGTGGAGGGCAATATCCATCTGGACACGGGTGACAAAGTCAGCTTTTACATGGAGACCAACAAGCA TACTGGTGCAGTCAGTGCACGTAACATTCAGCTGGTGAAGAAGAAGCAAATGAGATGTCAGGGTGTGGTGTGTGCCACAAAG gAGGCCTTTGGATTCATTGAGAGGGCTGATGTGGTGAAAGAGATTTTCTTTCACTACAGTGAGTTTAAAGGTGACCTGGAAGCTCTGCAGGCTGGAGATGATGTTGAGTTTACCATCAAAGATAGAAAT GGCAAGGAGGTAGCCACAGATGTGAGGCTGCTCCCCCAAGGTACAGTCATCTTTGAAGACATCAGCATTGAACAGTTTGAAGGCACAGTCATCAAAGTTATTCCCAAGGTCCCCACCAAAAACCAG AACGACCCTCTACCAGGTCGTATCAGTGCCCGGA GGTTCACTGACAAGGAGCTGCCATTTGGCGAGAAGGACACAAAGTCCAAGGTGACCCTGCTGGAGGGAGATCACATCCAGTTCAACATCTCCACCGACCGCAGAGACAAGCTAGAGAGAGCTACCAACATCGACATTCTCCCAGACACCTTTAACTTCACCAAGGAGACCCGTGAGATG GGAGTGATTGCGGCTATTCGTGATGGCTTTGGGTTCATTAAGTGCGTGGATCGAGATGCCAGGATGTTCTTTCACTTCAGTGAAGTCCTGGAGGAAAGCCAACTGCACATCTCAGATGAAGTCGAGTTCACTGTTGTGCCT GATATGCTGTCAGCTCAGAGGAACCATGCAGTCCGCATCAAGAAGCTACCCAAGGGCACAGTGTCCTTTCATACCCAGTCTGAGCAGCGCTTTGTAGGCGTGGTAGAGAAAGAAATCATGGCAGCCAACAAAAATGCCAGTCCCACCAAGGGCAAGGAGAAG GAAGCTGAAGAAGGCATGATTGCATATGAAGACTGTGGTGTGAAGCTCTCTGTGCCATACCATGCCAAAGACCTGGAGGGAGCATCTTACCCACAGGTCGGAGATAAG GTGGAGTTCTCCATCAACGAAGTGAAGAGAACTGGTCAGCAGAGTGCAGTCTCCATCAGGGTTCTCAACCGGAACACTTCCAACGCCAAGAGACTGCAGGGATTTGTTGCCACTCTGAAAGACAACTTTGGCTTCATTGAGACAGCAAATCATGACCAAGAGATTTTCTTCCATTACAG TGAGCTCTGTGGAGACCTGGACAACCTGGAGCTCGGGGACACTGTGGAATATACTCTGTCCAAGGGGAAAGGAAACAAAGTCAGTGCTGAAAAGGTTACCAAGGTGGCTGCAG TGAATGGCATTGGTGAAGATGTAGGTGCAACAGTGATGGTGGGAAAAGTTGTTCGTCCCTTGCGCAGTGTGGACCCTTCCCAGACAGAATATCAAGGACTTATTGAGATCACAGACGAAGG GGGAAATAAAGGCCAGAGTTATCCCTTTGGAATCATGGGCATGGCAAACAAATCAGATTGTTTGCAGAAAGGAGAAGTTGTGAAGTTCCAAGTTTGCACAATATCCCAGACTGGACAGAAGATGGCCTGTAATGTGGTCCCTCAGCGCAGAGCCATGGTGGAGTGTGTCAAAGACCAG TTTGGCTTCATCACATATGAAGTCGGTGAAAGCAAGAAACTGTTCTTCCACGTCAAAGAAGTGCAAGACGGCCTGGAGCTCCAGACCGGGGATGAGGTGGAGTTCTCAGTTGTCCTTAATCAACGCACAGGAAAATGTAGTGCCTGCAATGTCCGTAGAGTCAG TGAGGGGCCTAAGCCTGTGGTGACTCCACGTCCTGATCGCCTGGTGAACAGACTGAAGAGCATCACTCTGGATGACGCCAGCGCTCCTCGCCTGGTCATAGTTAGACAGCCCCGTGGTCCAGACAATTCAAAG GGCTTCAATGTGGAGAGGAAGACTCGGCAGCCTGGTGTCATCGACTGA